DNA from Pseudomonadota bacterium:
GTGGCGGAGCCTTGGCCTCCGCTACTTCTTGTAGACGGTCGCCGCAAGACGCATGCGCCCTTTGCGACGGCGGTTGCTTAGGAGCCTGCGGCCGCTCGCAGTCTTCATCCGGGCACGAAAGCCGTGGCTGCGCAGACGGCGCGTGCGATGAGGCTGGTAGGTACGCTTCACACTCTTTCTCCCGTCCCGGGACGAGCCGCGGGAACAAAGCACGCAGGCCCCGTGGTGTCAAGCGAGCCCCACGGGCCGGCATGTAGCTAGCGTACGGCGCTGCTGCGCTGAGTGATCGGTCCGTCCCAGCGTAGCGTGGGCTGCCGTTCGATGTGTTTGGGAACCTCCGTCCGAGCGAATTCCTTCCTGAACCTGCTCGGACTGCAGCCTACGTGCTTGACGAAGTTGTTGGTGAAGTGGCTTTGGTCGCTGAAACAGCAGGCGGCTGCGATCGAAGCCAGCGGCTCGTCCGTGCGCAGCAGTCGCTTGGCTTTGGCGATCTTGCAGCGCATCCGGAACTGCTGCGGTGTCTCCTGCATGATCCTCCGGAAGCGGCGCTCGAAGGTGCGCCGGGACATTCCGAGCTCCTCGGCGATCTCACCGATGGTCGCCGGACCGCAGGCGTGCTTTGCGAAGCGGCGTACGATTTCCGGCACCACGTCGCTGCGGCTCTCCAGCGATCCCGCGGAGATGAAACGCAGGCCGATGTTGGTGATGCCGTGAATCTGCCCGGCTCGAAGCCAGGGAGCCTTGAGCGTGCGCCAGCGTTCGACTTCACCGTCTGCGTTGAGCGAGAGCTCCTCGTAATCGAGCACGGCACCGTGGCCGAGAATCTGCTTTTCTTCTGCCAGATAGCGAGAAGCCCTCCAGTCGGGGAAGAGATCGTGATCGGTAAGGCCGATCACTTGGTTCTGCTCCTTGTATCCAAAGCAGATCAACCAAGTCTCATTCACGTACAGGAACCGGTGCTTGGCGTCCTTGATGACGCACCTTACGTCCGCGTTCGCTTGAAGAAGGTGCGCGAAAGGGCCTATCTCCGATTGCGAAATGGCTCTCATGCTCGGTTCGAGTCTAGCAGCATGCGAGCGCGTTATCCTTGGCCTGTCGCTTTTTTTCAAGCCATCGTGGATCTTGGCTCTGCGGATGACGCCATTCTTCTAGCCGGATGCAGGCAAAACGCGCAATCTTGGTTAAGGACTACTCGGTCCAAGCTCGCTCTCGTCACCTGGCTTGCGGTGCGAAGCCGCCTGCCGAGGCTCACGCCGACCCTTGCTCGATCCCAAGCGCATATCGATCCCAAGCGCATATCGATCCCAAGCGCATATCGATCCCAGCCGCATGTCATCCCAGCCGCATGTCGATCCCAGCCGCATGTCGATCCCAGCCGCATGTCATCCCAACCGCATGTAGATCCCAACCGCATGCGCCGCATTTCGTCGGTTCGCCAATAGGAAAGAAATCAAGATGGACGGATCCAAAGTCCTAGTAACAGGCGGGCTGGGCTACATCGGCAGCCATACGTGCCTCGAGCTGGTCGAGGCGGGCCTGCAGCCGGTCATCCTCGACAATCTGGCCAACAGCAAGCTCGAG
Protein-coding regions in this window:
- a CDS encoding AraC family transcriptional regulator, whose product is MRAISQSEIGPFAHLLQANADVRCVIKDAKHRFLYVNETWLICFGYKEQNQVIGLTDHDLFPDWRASRYLAEEKQILGHGAVLDYEELSLNADGEVERWRTLKAPWLRAGQIHGITNIGLRFISAGSLESRSDVVPEIVRRFAKHACGPATIGEIAEELGMSRRTFERRFRRIMQETPQQFRMRCKIAKAKRLLRTDEPLASIAAACCFSDQSHFTNNFVKHVGCSPSRFRKEFARTEVPKHIERQPTLRWDGPITQRSSAVR
- the rpmH gene encoding 50S ribosomal protein L34, which translates into the protein MKRTYQPHRTRRLRSHGFRARMKTASGRRLLSNRRRKGRMRLAATVYKK